In Nonomuraea sp. NBC_00507, the following are encoded in one genomic region:
- a CDS encoding putative protein N(5)-glutamine methyltransferase, producing MSVSSSSAALSDIVARLRAAGCVFAEDEAELIVATARTPGELAAMVERRVGGRPLEHVLGWAEFCGLRLVVEPGVFVPRPRTQFLIDQAVALAREVRGTPVVLDLCCGTGAMGAALAAGLARPAELHAADLDPAAVRCARRNLPGGHVYEGDLYEPLPATLRGRVDLLIASPPYVPSGSVGLLPPEARLYEPRVALDGGDDGLDVVRRVIERAPQWLAPGGHLLIETSARQAAATVRAVELAGLAARAAGSDELDATAVIARLP from the coding sequence ATGTCGGTCTCTTCATCATCCGCCGCCCTGTCTGACATCGTGGCCAGGCTCCGCGCCGCCGGCTGCGTGTTCGCCGAGGACGAGGCGGAGCTGATTGTCGCCACCGCGCGCACCCCAGGCGAGCTGGCCGCCATGGTGGAGCGCCGGGTCGGCGGCCGGCCGCTCGAGCACGTGCTCGGCTGGGCCGAGTTCTGCGGGCTGCGGCTGGTGGTGGAGCCCGGGGTGTTCGTGCCGCGGCCCCGCACGCAGTTCCTCATCGACCAGGCCGTCGCACTCGCCCGCGAGGTGCGCGGGACTCCGGTCGTGCTGGACCTGTGCTGCGGCACGGGGGCCATGGGCGCGGCGCTGGCCGCCGGGCTGGCGCGCCCGGCCGAGCTGCACGCCGCCGACCTCGACCCCGCCGCCGTGCGCTGCGCCCGGCGCAACCTTCCCGGCGGGCACGTCTACGAGGGCGACCTGTACGAGCCTCTCCCCGCCACCCTGCGCGGCCGGGTCGACCTGCTGATCGCCAGCCCGCCCTACGTGCCGTCCGGGTCCGTCGGGCTGCTGCCGCCCGAGGCCCGCCTGTACGAGCCGCGCGTGGCGCTCGACGGCGGCGACGATGGGCTGGACGTCGTACGCCGGGTGATCGAGCGGGCACCCCAATGGCTCGCTCCCGGCGGTCACCTCCTGATCGAGACCAGCGCACGCCAGGCGGCGGCGACCGTGCGCGCCGTCGAGCTCGCCGGCCTGGCGGCCCGCGCGGCCGGCTCCGACGAGCTGGACGCCACCGCCGTCATCGCCCGCCTTCCTTAA
- a CDS encoding MarR family winged helix-turn-helix transcriptional regulator: MADHVDFILKQWGAQRPDLDVSPMAVIGRLSRLSRLIDAELRRTFAAHGLDRASFDVLATLRRSDPPHRLTPAELMRASMVTSGAITQRLDRLEERGLVTRTPSESDGRGVYVTLTEEGLALIDRALPDHVATEHRVLTALSGKRREELAGTLRDLLESLGDATDLPPRP, encoded by the coding sequence GTGGCAGACCACGTCGACTTCATCCTCAAACAGTGGGGCGCCCAGCGGCCTGACCTGGACGTTTCCCCGATGGCCGTGATCGGCCGGCTGTCGCGGCTGTCCCGGCTGATCGACGCGGAGCTGCGGCGCACGTTCGCCGCGCACGGGCTCGACAGGGCCTCGTTCGACGTGCTGGCCACGCTGCGCCGCAGCGACCCGCCGCACCGGCTGACACCCGCCGAGCTGATGCGCGCGTCCATGGTCACCTCGGGCGCGATCACGCAGCGGCTGGACCGGCTGGAGGAGCGCGGGCTGGTGACGCGCACGCCGAGCGAGTCGGACGGGCGGGGCGTCTACGTGACGCTCACCGAGGAGGGACTCGCGCTGATCGACCGGGCGCTGCCGGACCACGTCGCCACCGAGCACCGCGTGCTGACCGCGCTGAGCGGGAAGCGGCGCGAGGAGCTCGCGGGCACGCTCCGCGACCTGCTGGAGTCGCTCGGCGACGCCACGGACCTCCCGCCCCGCCCGTAG